The Exiguobacterium mexicanum genome includes a window with the following:
- a CDS encoding aldose epimerase family protein produces the protein MRRLFGHLNNEPIFEYTIFNQNNHAVSVLNYGGIIRSWMVPERDGQISNIVLGFDTIEEYVEHSPYFGAIIGRHAGRIEDGTFRIENEVYRLAKNDGANHLHGGVQGFDRHIWQVEQHEQALVLTRTSPHLEEGYPGELTVKVTYALTDDRELVITYEATTTEPTVCNLTNHTYFQLGRIGETVAAQELSIAADAFAPIRPDSIPTGERIPVEGTLFDFRSPRLLGSGFHRLDEQLEHAQGGYDHPFFLNETGDLPQATLLDRDTGRRLSMKTDLPVLVVYSGNQLDGTLTVEKTVIPQYGAICLEAQRLPNEINEVTTSSATLSPGETYRVSTVYQVTTD, from the coding sequence ATGCGGCGTCTGTTCGGGCATTTGAACAATGAACCGATTTTCGAATATACTATATTTAACCAAAACAATCACGCTGTTTCCGTATTGAACTACGGCGGAATCATTCGAAGTTGGATGGTACCGGAACGAGATGGTCAAATATCCAATATCGTACTCGGTTTTGACACAATTGAGGAGTATGTCGAGCACTCGCCGTATTTTGGAGCGATTATCGGGCGTCACGCCGGCAGAATCGAAGATGGGACATTCCGGATTGAGAATGAAGTGTATCGATTGGCCAAAAATGATGGCGCGAATCATCTTCATGGTGGGGTTCAAGGATTTGACCGCCACATCTGGCAGGTAGAGCAACATGAGCAAGCACTCGTCTTAACCCGGACAAGTCCACATCTCGAGGAAGGATATCCCGGGGAGCTCACCGTGAAAGTGACATATGCATTGACCGATGATCGAGAGCTCGTCATCACGTACGAAGCGACGACGACCGAGCCGACGGTTTGTAATCTAACGAACCACACATACTTCCAACTTGGAAGAATCGGTGAGACGGTGGCTGCGCAAGAATTGAGTATCGCGGCTGATGCATTCGCACCGATTCGACCGGACTCGATTCCGACGGGTGAGAGAATTCCGGTTGAAGGTACACTATTCGATTTTCGTTCGCCACGACTGCTCGGGTCAGGTTTTCATCGTTTGGACGAACAACTAGAGCACGCCCAAGGTGGGTATGATCATCCGTTCTTTTTGAATGAGACAGGGGATTTGCCTCAAGCGACACTGTTAGACCGTGATACGGGACGACGACTATCCATGAAGACAGACTTGCCGGTCCTCGTCGTCTATAGTGGCAATCAATTGGATGGCACCCTCACCGTAGAAAAAACAGTCATTCCACAATACGGGGCGATTTGTCTCGAAGCACAACGGTTACCAAATGAAATCAATGAAGTCACTACCTCAAGTGCCACCCTGTCTCCCGGAGAGACGTATCGGGTGTCAACGGTATATCAGGTGACGACGGACTAG
- a CDS encoding LacI family DNA-binding transcriptional regulator gives MATIKDIAKRANVSIATVSRVLNLDPSLSVTAETKQRIFEIAEQMDYQKKGTKRTRVQKVALVHWFTEEEELNDLYYMAIRHGIENACRQQGLDVQKYTYQQLEDVSQANVEGIIAVGKYSHQEIESLKKAADAIVFVDYTPEDERYDSVVTDFSKATLKILHHFWNQGMTNIGYIGGRETSRDGSEIFADAREQTYVQFMKSHDAFLPERMMVGKFLADDGYRMMNAMITEDEVPKALLIASDTLAIGALRALHEKGVRVPHDVSIISINDISVSKYVYPALSTIHVHTEMMGETSVELLLERLSGRKISKKVVLPTELIFRNSSQQ, from the coding sequence ATGGCTACGATTAAAGACATAGCGAAGCGAGCGAACGTGTCCATCGCGACCGTCTCGCGTGTACTCAATTTGGACCCATCTCTGTCGGTGACGGCAGAGACGAAACAACGTATATTTGAGATCGCCGAACAAATGGATTATCAAAAGAAGGGTACCAAACGGACACGCGTTCAAAAAGTAGCTTTGGTTCACTGGTTCACGGAAGAAGAAGAATTGAACGATCTTTACTACATGGCGATTCGTCACGGGATTGAGAATGCCTGTCGCCAACAAGGCCTCGACGTTCAAAAATATACGTATCAACAGCTAGAAGACGTCAGTCAGGCGAATGTCGAAGGGATTATCGCCGTCGGGAAGTACAGCCATCAGGAAATCGAGTCGTTAAAAAAAGCAGCGGACGCGATTGTGTTCGTTGACTATACACCTGAAGATGAGCGTTATGATTCTGTCGTGACCGATTTCTCGAAGGCGACCCTAAAGATTCTCCATCACTTTTGGAACCAAGGGATGACGAACATCGGCTATATCGGTGGGCGAGAGACGTCACGCGACGGATCTGAAATTTTTGCAGACGCGCGGGAGCAGACGTATGTGCAGTTCATGAAAAGTCATGACGCCTTCTTGCCGGAACGCATGATGGTCGGCAAGTTTTTGGCAGACGACGGATACCGGATGATGAATGCGATGATTACCGAAGACGAGGTGCCGAAAGCATTGTTGATTGCGAGCGATACGTTGGCAATCGGTGCCTTGCGTGCCCTTCATGAAAAAGGGGTCCGTGTCCCGCACGACGTCTCCATTATCAGCATCAATGATATTAGTGTCTCGAAATACGTCTATCCGGCCTTATCGACGATTCATGTCCATACGGAGATGATGGGAGAGACGAGCGTCGAGCTACTACTGGAACGATTGAGTGGGCGGAAAATTAGCAAGAAAGTCGTATTGCCGACAGAACTGATTTTCCGCAACAGTAGCCAACAGTAA
- a CDS encoding aldose epimerase family protein — protein sequence MREATIENKNGMRLSAISYGCAMTELTAPDRDGNMDSVILKYGSPEQYLENPVYLGSVVGRIAGRIRNAEIDGVALTPSEAPHHIHGGDDGITFRHWDMDAEGQAITFTYLSPDGEEGYPGNVTFKVLYELTDDNELVVTMTAATDKRTWVNLNHHNYFNLGGRPTIHDHVLTLPSDHVARLDDESLPTGELLEVEATPFDFRDGKSVGEAITSEDEAIAKAGGLDHPFILKDGTTRLHDPVSGRVMDVETNQPVMVVYTANFLSEETPVTLEGRQKHSAICLEAQAFPDAPNHPDIATSIELKPGELYHSRTMYRFGVV from the coding sequence TTGAGAGAAGCAACGATTGAAAACAAGAACGGCATGCGGCTGTCGGCCATTTCATATGGGTGTGCCATGACCGAATTGACGGCACCGGACCGTGACGGCAACATGGACTCCGTCATCTTGAAGTACGGCAGTCCCGAGCAATATCTTGAGAACCCGGTCTATCTCGGTTCCGTCGTCGGACGGATTGCCGGACGGATTCGCAACGCGGAGATTGATGGCGTGGCCTTGACCCCAAGCGAGGCCCCGCATCATATCCACGGCGGAGACGACGGCATCACGTTCCGGCATTGGGACATGGACGCTGAAGGACAGGCGATTACGTTTACTTATTTAAGTCCGGATGGGGAAGAAGGCTATCCCGGCAACGTCACGTTCAAAGTGTTGTATGAGCTGACGGACGACAATGAGCTCGTGGTCACGATGACGGCTGCGACGGACAAACGGACGTGGGTCAACTTGAACCATCATAACTATTTCAATCTCGGCGGACGGCCGACGATTCATGATCATGTGTTGACGTTACCATCCGACCACGTCGCACGACTCGATGACGAATCGCTGCCGACGGGCGAATTGCTTGAGGTAGAGGCGACACCGTTCGATTTTCGGGACGGGAAGTCAGTCGGTGAGGCGATTACGTCAGAGGACGAGGCGATTGCGAAAGCTGGTGGCCTCGATCATCCGTTCATCTTGAAAGATGGGACGACGCGATTGCATGACCCGGTGAGCGGACGCGTCATGGATGTTGAGACGAATCAACCGGTCATGGTCGTCTATACGGCGAACTTCCTCAGTGAAGAGACACCGGTGACGCTCGAGGGGCGACAGAAGCATAGCGCTATCTGTCTCGAAGCTCAAGCGTTTCCGGACGCACCGAATCATCCAGACATCGCCACATCGATTGAACTGAAACCGGGTGAGTTGTATCACTCGCGGACGATGTATCGGTTTGGGGTGGTGTAA
- a CDS encoding O-antigen ligase family protein, with amino-acid sequence MNITLNRHADTKMLAYLVPLLFVFMPRPAVNGAQFLTYPVLGGILSILILVTVKKFVKSESLMAVTLLLFLYMISVSISVLMSVNPQFTSIAHIFKPVLFVIVLFFGYIIGQSYDVEIIEKSLVKASKVIMASQLLVGIPQLLAITIFDSIYNAELARPIGSLIRIVGTLGNPNIFAWVVIISTVTIFLMEKSKLSIVLWVAFGAILIILSGSRTSFALFPAVLFVCTFLKTKKTKSFYFFKVPMYLFALFLTFQLMVWLITKYQQTFPYLSQLLQILETGELTSVSSFNMRTLIWSNAWNVMVNENRNLAYLFGLGPNFSASTFIDNDFLYSILNYGFIGLLLNLSIYITVFIIFSKLKNRNMKVLGQTYVIFSILIGIQAETISGWNYPILIMFYLGLAIALKDTGKDYNGKPIKSNNKKKRLTPRITW; translated from the coding sequence ATGAATATTACATTAAATAGGCATGCTGACACAAAAATGTTAGCGTATCTGGTACCATTATTATTTGTATTTATGCCTCGCCCAGCTGTTAATGGTGCGCAATTTTTAACATATCCAGTCTTAGGTGGAATATTATCTATCTTAATTCTAGTCACTGTAAAGAAATTCGTAAAAAGCGAAAGTTTAATGGCAGTCACTTTACTATTATTTCTTTACATGATTAGCGTATCAATCTCAGTATTAATGTCAGTTAATCCGCAATTTACATCCATCGCCCACATATTCAAACCAGTTCTGTTTGTGATTGTGTTATTTTTTGGTTATATTATTGGTCAAAGTTACGACGTCGAAATAATTGAAAAAAGCCTCGTCAAGGCTTCAAAAGTTATTATGGCAAGTCAACTTCTAGTAGGTATCCCACAATTATTGGCTATAACGATTTTTGATTCAATTTATAATGCAGAACTAGCCCGACCGATTGGTAGCTTGATTCGAATTGTTGGGACCTTAGGAAACCCAAATATATTCGCATGGGTTGTAATTATCTCGACTGTCACAATTTTTTTAATGGAAAAAAGCAAACTATCTATAGTTTTATGGGTAGCATTCGGTGCAATTCTTATAATTTTGTCAGGATCAAGAACATCGTTCGCTCTCTTCCCTGCCGTTTTGTTCGTTTGCACATTTCTAAAAACAAAAAAAACAAAGTCATTCTATTTTTTTAAAGTTCCAATGTATTTATTCGCATTATTTTTAACTTTCCAACTGATGGTCTGGTTGATTACAAAGTACCAACAAACTTTCCCTTATCTCAGCCAATTGCTTCAAATTTTGGAAACTGGTGAGTTAACGAGCGTTAGTTCGTTTAACATGAGAACGTTGATTTGGAGCAACGCATGGAATGTGATGGTGAATGAAAACAGAAATTTAGCATACTTATTTGGTCTAGGTCCAAATTTCTCTGCCTCTACTTTCATAGACAATGATTTCCTTTATTCCATATTAAACTATGGTTTTATAGGACTGTTGTTAAATTTGTCTATCTATATTACTGTATTTATTATCTTTAGCAAGCTAAAAAATCGAAATATGAAAGTGCTTGGACAAACTTATGTCATTTTCTCGATATTAATTGGCATTCAAGCAGAAACGATTAGTGGCTGGAACTATCCAATTCTTATTATGTTTTACTTAGGTCTTGCTATTGCCTTAAAAGATACTGGAAAAGATTATAATGGGAAACCGATTAAATCCAATAATAAGAAGAAACGTCTTACGCCACGCATCACATGGTAA
- a CDS encoding transglutaminase domain-containing protein, with product MFRLSRGGETEYRDHGGYVELEVELAYDMNIEESKQIEAKVDQVVAEMPVGLNDFEKVKYINDYVVLNTAYNLDSQASPYTPYSILFNGEGVCEGYALTTLLLLEAAGLEAKYISGEVQTGLHAWNLVKLDGAWYHLDTTWNDPVPNRVGEVGYDYFLVSDATLQKDHTWEIGDYPVTAVADFQ from the coding sequence GTGTTCCGCCTGTCACGAGGCGGGGAGACGGAGTATCGCGATCATGGCGGCTATGTCGAACTAGAAGTCGAGTTGGCTTACGATATGAACATCGAGGAATCGAAACAGATTGAAGCGAAGGTCGACCAAGTCGTCGCAGAGATGCCGGTCGGGTTGAACGACTTTGAGAAAGTGAAGTACATAAACGATTACGTCGTCTTGAACACGGCCTACAACTTAGACAGCCAAGCGAGTCCATATACGCCATATTCGATTCTGTTTAATGGGGAAGGCGTGTGCGAAGGATACGCGTTGACGACACTTTTGTTGCTGGAAGCTGCGGGGTTGGAAGCGAAGTATATCTCTGGCGAGGTCCAGACCGGATTACACGCATGGAATCTCGTGAAGCTCGACGGCGCTTGGTATCACTTGGACACGACGTGGAACGATCCCGTCCCGAATCGAGTGGGGGAGGTCGGCTACGATTATTTCTTAGTATCCGATGCGACGCTTCAGAAGGACCATACTTGGGAGATAGGGGACTATCCAGTGACGGCTGTAGCTGACTTTCAATAA
- a CDS encoding N-acetylmannosamine-6-phosphate 2-epimerase, producing MTDLPTGLIVSCQALEDEPLHSDFIMGRMAIAAVQGGAKGIRANSAKDIREIKQQVNVPIIGIVKRDYADSDVFITATMKEVEELIEVGVDVIALDATQRLRPGNMTLQELVHTIRSIYPNQLLMADCATLEDCIEADRLGFDYISTTLYGYTAETNGSRLFHDDFKFLKDVLDHVTQPVVAEGNILTPEMAKRCMDLGTHAVVVGGAITRPQQITARFEEAMSSSVTPK from the coding sequence ATGACTGATTTACCAACCGGATTGATCGTCTCGTGCCAGGCACTCGAGGATGAACCGCTCCATAGCGACTTCATCATGGGCCGGATGGCCATCGCGGCCGTCCAAGGCGGCGCCAAAGGCATCCGTGCCAACTCGGCGAAAGACATCCGTGAAATCAAACAGCAAGTGAACGTGCCGATTATCGGGATCGTCAAACGCGATTATGCGGACAGTGACGTGTTCATCACCGCGACGATGAAAGAAGTCGAAGAATTGATCGAGGTCGGCGTCGACGTCATCGCCCTCGATGCGACGCAACGCTTGCGTCCCGGCAACATGACGCTCCAAGAACTCGTCCACACCATCCGTTCGATTTATCCGAATCAACTGTTGATGGCCGACTGCGCGACGCTCGAGGATTGCATCGAGGCGGATCGACTCGGCTTCGACTATATCTCGACGACGCTCTACGGCTATACGGCAGAGACGAACGGCTCGCGCCTCTTCCACGACGACTTCAAGTTCCTGAAGGACGTGCTCGACCACGTCACGCAACCGGTCGTCGCCGAAGGCAACATCTTGACGCCCGAGATGGCGAAACGCTGCATGGACCTCGGCACACATGCCGTCGTCGTCGGCGGGGCCATCACACGGCCGCAACAGATTACGGCACGATTCGAAGAGGCGATGTCTTCTTCGGTCACGCCGAAATAA
- a CDS encoding MurR/RpiR family transcriptional regulator: MWEQMKDVYPEMTDSEKKIADYLMTNMNDAIELTITELAQAIQTSPGTVTRFCKTIGVGSYSALKLMMQKTLTETNLPQTATSLEPMQRSYIELIQTTAHLIDQEELLAICDHIRRCRSVHLYGLGNAGLVAQEMEYRLRRMGLLATTAFDSHSMVMDASIATKDDLIIAFSNSGESREVVQAVQLAKESGCTTIAFVGYQHSPLAELVDHRLLTAGASGEAFLINTQLPLLFTADAVTKTLMETSEDLKAHYLKTLKALDRLKERSD, encoded by the coding sequence GTGTGGGAACAAATGAAAGACGTCTATCCAGAGATGACGGACAGTGAGAAAAAGATTGCCGATTACCTCATGACGAATATGAACGACGCCATCGAGTTGACGATCACCGAGTTGGCGCAAGCCATCCAGACGTCACCTGGTACCGTGACCCGATTCTGTAAAACGATTGGGGTCGGTAGCTATTCGGCACTGAAGCTCATGATGCAAAAGACATTGACGGAAACGAACTTGCCCCAGACGGCGACGTCCCTCGAACCGATGCAGCGGTCGTATATCGAATTGATTCAGACGACCGCCCATTTGATCGACCAAGAGGAACTCCTCGCCATCTGCGACCATATCCGACGTTGCCGTTCGGTCCACTTATACGGGCTCGGTAACGCCGGTCTCGTCGCCCAAGAGATGGAGTATCGCTTGCGGCGGATGGGACTGCTCGCCACGACGGCGTTCGATAGCCACAGCATGGTCATGGATGCCTCAATCGCGACGAAAGACGATTTGATTATCGCCTTCTCGAACAGCGGCGAGAGCCGTGAGGTCGTCCAAGCCGTCCAGCTCGCTAAAGAATCGGGCTGCACGACCATCGCCTTCGTCGGCTATCAGCACTCCCCGCTCGCCGAGCTCGTCGACCATCGACTGTTGACGGCCGGTGCATCAGGCGAGGCGTTCTTGATCAACACGCAACTCCCGCTCCTCTTCACGGCGGACGCGGTGACGAAAACGTTGATGGAAACGAGTGAAGACTTAAAAGCGCATTATCTAAAAACACTCAAAGCGCTCGACCGATTAAAAGAAAGAAGTGATTAA
- the ptsG gene encoding glucose-specific PTS transporter subunit IIBC, protein MSRLFERAQQFGKSFMLPIAVLPAAGLLLGIGGALSNPNTVQAYPFLDITWLQHLFTIMAAAGSIVFANLAVLFAIGVAVGLAKSDKGTAGLAAMLGYLIMNATINAMLQITGELMETDLASAGQGMALGIQTLETGVFGGILIGIVTALLHNRYNKQVLPQFLGFFSGSRFVPIITSFVAIGVGIALYFIWPTVQSGIFSLGGLVDKTGYIGTFIYGFVLRMLGPFGLHHIFYIPFWTTGLGGSMVIDGTLIEGTQKIFFAQLADPSTTQFYEGTARFMSGRFITMMFGLLGAALAMYHCAKPEQKKVVFGLLFSAALTSFLTGITEPLEFAFLFVAPVLYLVHAIFDGLAFMMAHIFEITIGQTFSGGFIDFILFGVLQGNDKTNWMLVPVIGAFWFLLYYVTFRFLITKFNFMTPGRSDETATKAADVDASDRTTAIIAALGGDANIDTVDCCATRLRVTVNDHQHVREDLLKATGAHGVVQKGNGIQVIYGPSVTIIKNEVQEALGRGE, encoded by the coding sequence ATGTCACGTCTATTCGAACGGGCACAACAATTCGGGAAATCATTTATGTTGCCCATCGCTGTCTTACCGGCAGCGGGACTACTGCTCGGGATTGGAGGTGCGCTCTCGAACCCGAACACGGTCCAGGCGTATCCATTCCTCGACATCACCTGGCTCCAGCATTTGTTCACCATCATGGCCGCCGCCGGGTCGATCGTCTTCGCCAACTTGGCCGTCTTGTTCGCAATCGGGGTCGCGGTCGGGCTCGCCAAGTCGGATAAAGGGACGGCGGGACTCGCCGCCATGCTCGGTTATCTGATCATGAACGCCACCATCAACGCCATGCTTCAAATCACTGGTGAGTTGATGGAGACGGATCTCGCCAGTGCCGGTCAAGGGATGGCACTCGGCATTCAAACGCTCGAGACCGGTGTCTTCGGCGGGATTTTAATCGGGATTGTGACGGCGCTCTTGCATAACCGTTACAACAAGCAAGTGCTCCCGCAATTCCTCGGCTTCTTCAGTGGATCGCGCTTCGTGCCGATCATCACGTCGTTCGTCGCCATCGGGGTCGGGATTGCGCTTTACTTCATCTGGCCGACGGTCCAAAGCGGGATCTTCTCGCTCGGCGGACTCGTCGACAAGACAGGCTATATCGGGACGTTCATCTATGGCTTCGTGCTCCGGATGCTCGGACCGTTCGGGTTGCACCACATCTTCTACATCCCGTTTTGGACGACCGGCCTCGGGGGCTCAATGGTCATCGACGGGACGTTGATCGAAGGGACGCAGAAAATCTTCTTCGCCCAGCTCGCTGACCCGAGCACGACGCAGTTCTATGAAGGCACGGCCCGCTTCATGTCAGGTCGCTTCATCACGATGATGTTCGGTCTGCTCGGTGCCGCGCTCGCCATGTATCACTGTGCGAAACCGGAACAGAAGAAAGTCGTCTTCGGCCTCTTGTTCTCGGCAGCACTCACGTCGTTCTTGACCGGAATCACGGAGCCGCTCGAGTTCGCCTTCTTGTTCGTGGCACCTGTGCTTTACTTGGTCCACGCCATCTTTGACGGACTTGCCTTCATGATGGCCCACATCTTCGAGATCACGATTGGTCAAACGTTCTCAGGTGGGTTCATCGACTTTATCCTATTCGGGGTTTTACAGGGAAATGACAAGACGAACTGGATGCTCGTACCGGTCATCGGTGCCTTCTGGTTCTTGCTCTACTACGTGACGTTCCGCTTCCTCATCACGAAGTTCAACTTCATGACGCCGGGACGTTCCGACGAGACAGCAACAAAAGCAGCCGACGTTGACGCCTCAGACCGCACGACGGCCATCATCGCCGCGCTCGGTGGCGATGCCAACATCGACACGGTCGACTGCTGTGCGACACGCCTCCGCGTCACCGTCAACGACCACCAACACGTTCGCGAGGATTTGTTGAAGGCGACGGGCGCCCACGGGGTCGTGCAAAAAGGAAATGGGATTCAAGTAATTTACGGTCCTTCTGTTACAATTATTAAGAATGAAGTCCAAGAGGCGTTAGGCCGGGGCGAATAA
- a CDS encoding 6-phospho-beta-glucosidase has product MDLMSFPNGFLWGGAIAANQAEGAYLEGGKGLTTVDLLPTGKKRFDVMFGDLPSLEPVPGEFYPSHEAIDFYHRYKEDIALFAEMGFKALRLSISWARIFPNGDDTEPNEAGLKFYDDVFDELLKHGIEPVVTIAHFDVPVSLIQNYGSWRDRRVVDFFETYATTLFTRYNGKVKYWMTFNEINMLLHLPFIGAGLVFEDGEDKQQVKYQAAHHQLVASAKAVKAAHAINPDMQVGCMLAAGQTYAYSCNPDDVLDAMDKDRESFFFIDVQSRGEYPGYAKRFLDENGITLEMEDGDLELLKQHTVDYIGFSYYASRTTSTDPEINASTEGNIFSSLENPFLEKSEWGWTIDPTGFRITANQLYDRYQKPLFVVENGLGAVDTPDANGYVEDDYRIDYMAKHIEQMHEAIKDGVEILGYTSWGPIDLVSASTGEMKKRYGFIYVDKDNEGNGSLTRSKKKSFDWYKQVITTNGEKVTPPVKTT; this is encoded by the coding sequence ATGGATTTGATGAGTTTTCCAAACGGATTTTTATGGGGTGGCGCCATCGCCGCGAACCAAGCTGAAGGTGCGTACTTAGAAGGTGGCAAAGGCTTGACGACGGTCGACTTGTTGCCGACCGGGAAGAAACGGTTCGACGTCATGTTCGGCGACTTGCCGTCACTCGAGCCGGTACCGGGCGAGTTTTATCCGTCACACGAAGCAATCGACTTCTATCACCGCTACAAAGAAGATATCGCGCTGTTCGCCGAGATGGGCTTCAAGGCACTCCGCCTATCAATCTCATGGGCCCGCATCTTCCCGAACGGCGACGACACCGAGCCGAACGAGGCCGGACTGAAGTTTTATGATGACGTCTTCGATGAACTGTTGAAGCACGGTATCGAGCCGGTCGTCACGATCGCCCACTTCGACGTGCCGGTCAGCCTCATCCAAAACTATGGCAGTTGGCGCGACCGCCGTGTCGTCGATTTCTTCGAGACGTACGCGACGACGCTGTTCACCCGCTATAACGGCAAAGTGAAATATTGGATGACGTTCAACGAGATCAACATGCTGCTGCACTTGCCGTTCATCGGCGCCGGACTCGTGTTCGAGGACGGAGAGGACAAGCAGCAAGTGAAATACCAGGCGGCGCATCATCAGCTCGTCGCGAGCGCGAAAGCGGTCAAAGCGGCACACGCCATCAATCCTGACATGCAAGTCGGCTGTATGCTCGCGGCCGGTCAGACGTACGCCTACTCGTGCAACCCGGACGACGTCTTGGACGCGATGGACAAGGACCGTGAATCGTTCTTCTTCATCGATGTCCAGTCGCGTGGCGAATACCCAGGCTATGCCAAACGTTTCCTCGACGAAAACGGCATCACGCTCGAGATGGAAGACGGCGACCTCGAATTGTTGAAACAGCACACCGTCGACTATATCGGCTTCAGCTATTACGCGAGCCGGACGACGAGCACGGACCCGGAGATCAACGCATCGACCGAAGGCAACATCTTCAGCTCGCTCGAGAACCCGTTCCTCGAGAAGTCGGAGTGGGGCTGGACGATCGATCCGACCGGCTTCCGTATCACGGCGAACCAACTGTACGACCGTTACCAGAAACCGTTGTTCGTTGTCGAGAACGGACTCGGTGCCGTCGATACGCCGGATGCGAACGGCTACGTCGAAGACGATTACCGCATCGACTATATGGCGAAACATATCGAACAGATGCATGAGGCGATCAAGGACGGTGTCGAGATTCTCGGCTATACGAGCTGGGGTCCAATCGACTTGGTCAGCGCCTCGACCGGCGAGATGAAGAAACGTTACGGCTTCATCTACGTCGACAAGGACAATGAAGGCAACGGGTCCCTCACCCGCTCGAAGAAGAAGAGCTTTGATTGGTACAAGCAAGTCATCACGACGAACGGCGAAAAAGTAACGCCTCCTGTCAAAACCACATAA